One genomic window of Nitrospiria bacterium includes the following:
- the lpxD gene encoding UDP-3-O-(3-hydroxymyristoyl)glucosamine N-acyltransferase, which produces MKPVSLRKLAETIDGRLLGDPDVPIHGVAGIKEARPGEITFLANARYASLLPETRASAVILSKPHPDVPCAQVIVEDPYYAFARVVSVLVEPPGRAIGVSPLAAIGKAVRLGRDLSIHPFVTLGDRAVIGDRVVLYPGVFIGEETEIGDDTVIHANVSVREKVIIGRRVIIHSGTVIGSDGFGFATHKGRHHKIPQIGTVVIEDDVEIGANVAVDRAAMGRTMIRRGTKIDNLVQIAHNVTVGEDCLLVSQVGISGSTVIGHHVTLAGQTGVAGHLTVGDNVVAGGRTGVTKDVASNQVVSGYPALPHREWLAAQATFPQLPELRKRIKELETKLERLEKQRGGEPPERSGR; this is translated from the coding sequence ATGAAACCGGTATCCTTGAGAAAACTGGCGGAAACGATTGACGGACGCCTTCTGGGCGATCCCGACGTGCCGATTCACGGCGTGGCCGGGATCAAGGAGGCCCGGCCGGGCGAAATCACGTTTTTGGCCAATGCCAGGTATGCCTCCTTGTTGCCCGAGACCCGGGCGTCCGCCGTCATTTTATCCAAGCCCCATCCCGATGTTCCCTGCGCCCAGGTGATTGTCGAGGATCCGTACTATGCCTTCGCCCGAGTCGTTTCCGTCCTGGTGGAGCCGCCGGGCCGGGCGATCGGGGTGAGCCCGCTGGCGGCGATCGGAAAGGCGGTACGGCTGGGCCGGGACCTCTCGATCCATCCCTTCGTGACCCTCGGGGATCGGGCCGTGATCGGAGACCGCGTCGTGCTGTACCCCGGCGTTTTTATCGGCGAAGAAACCGAGATCGGCGACGACACGGTGATCCATGCCAATGTCAGTGTTCGGGAAAAGGTGATCATCGGCCGCCGGGTGATTATTCATAGCGGCACGGTGATCGGGAGCGACGGTTTTGGATTTGCCACGCACAAGGGCCGGCATCACAAGATTCCGCAGATCGGAACCGTGGTGATCGAGGACGATGTTGAGATCGGCGCCAACGTCGCCGTGGACCGGGCCGCGATGGGCAGGACCATGATCCGAAGGGGAACAAAGATCGACAATCTGGTTCAGATCGCGCATAATGTGACGGTGGGCGAGGATTGTTTGCTCGTGTCGCAGGTGGGAATTTCGGGAAGCACGGTCATCGGCCATCATGTGACCTTGGCCGGGCAAACCGGCGTGGCCGGGCATCTGACCGTCGGGGACAACGTCGTGGCCGGCGGAAGGACGGGGGTGACGAAAGACGTCGCTTCGAATCAGGTCGTTTCGGGCTATCCGGCGTTGCCGCATCGGGAATGGCTCGCGGCGCAGGCCACGTTCCCGCAGCTTCCCGAACTTCGGAAGCGGATCAAGGAATTGGAGACGAAGCTGGAGCGTCTTGAAAAACAGAGGGGCGGCGAACCCCCGGAGCGGAGCGGACGATGA
- the fabZ gene encoding 3-hydroxyacyl-ACP dehydratase FabZ: MIKASEILEILPHRYPFLLVDRIEEIEIGKRIVGIKNVTIGEPYFQGHFPDRPIMPGVLIIEAMAQVGGVLAFKSSQDPKKKLVYFLGIEKAKFRKPVLPGDQLRFELTVAQSRPPYWKLKGTAHVEKTLVCEADLTAMLADDGEGGSTR, encoded by the coding sequence ATGATCAAGGCAAGCGAGATTCTGGAAATCCTTCCCCACCGATATCCGTTTTTGCTCGTCGATCGGATCGAGGAGATCGAGATCGGCAAGCGGATCGTGGGCATCAAGAACGTGACGATCGGCGAGCCGTACTTCCAGGGCCATTTTCCGGATCGCCCGATCATGCCGGGAGTTCTGATTATCGAGGCGATGGCCCAGGTCGGCGGGGTGTTGGCCTTCAAATCCAGCCAGGATCCGAAGAAAAAACTGGTCTACTTTTTGGGGATTGAAAAGGCCAAGTTTCGAAAACCGGTCTTGCCCGGGGATCAACTGCGGTTTGAGTTGACGGTGGCGCAGAGTCGTCCGCCGTACTGGAAGCTCAAGGGGACCGCCCATGTGGAGAAGACCCTCGTCTGCGAAGCGGACCTGACGGCCATGTTGGCGGACGACGGGGAGGGAGGATCGACCCGGTGA